One stretch of Daphnia pulicaria isolate SC F1-1A chromosome 6, SC_F0-13Bv2, whole genome shotgun sequence DNA includes these proteins:
- the LOC124343425 gene encoding uncharacterized protein LOC124343425: MDIFGSALISPSVSWAINRNIASSNDRKRAHESDDEETTEPDQLEKSDKYSNYKTGVKTPLVSKSSLGGKFKELFRRVNGSNEEAQSLLASSRSTNKPIIPRDKIKIAGKRLRKALHQSIKYMAIGMENMGTMIYISTNVPSSIYYSRNNDNYYPNMPYC, from the exons ATGGATATCTTTGGAAGTGCCTTGATTAGCCCATCCGTTTCGTGGGCAATCAATCGTAACATTGCCAGTTCCAATGACCGGAAAAGAGCTCACGAATCCGACGATGAAGAAACAACTGAACCGGATCAGCTGGAAAAATCGGACAAGTATTCAAATTATAAAACCGGTG TCAAGACACCATTAGTCAGCAAATCGTCGTTAGGAGGTAAATTCAAAGAATTGTTTCGACGAGTTAACGGATCTAATGAAGAAGCTCAATCTCTACTCGCTAGTAGTCGATCGACAAACAAGCCAATCATTCCACGCGAT AAAATCAAGATTGCCGGCAAGCGATTACGGAAAGCGCttcatcaatcaatcaaatacATGGCAATTGGCATGGAGAATATGGGCACAATGATTTACATCTCAACCAACGTACCCAGTTCGATTTATTATAGTCGAAACAACGACAACTACTACCCAAACATGCCTTACTGCTAG